The Acinonyx jubatus isolate Ajub_Pintada_27869175 chromosome D1, VMU_Ajub_asm_v1.0, whole genome shotgun sequence genome includes a window with the following:
- the FXYD2 gene encoding sodium/potassium-transporting ATPase subunit gamma isoform X1 gives MAGLLADDGGDPKGDVDPFYYDYETVRNGGLIFAALAFVVGLIIILSKRLRCGGRKKHRQVNEDEL, from the exons ATGGCAGGGCTGTTGGCGGACGACG GTGGCGACCCCAAAGGGGACGTGGACCCATTCTACTACG ACTACGAGACCGTCCGCAATGGAGGCCTGATCTTTGCTGCCCTGGCCTTTGTCGTGGGGCTCATCATCATCCTCA gCAAAAGACTCCGCTGTGGGGGCAGAAAGAAACACCG gcaaGTCAACGAAGATGAGCTGTAA
- the FXYD2 gene encoding sodium/potassium-transporting ATPase subunit gamma isoform X2 translates to MDRWYLGGDPKGDVDPFYYDYETVRNGGLIFAALAFVVGLIIILSKRLRCGGRKKHRQVNEDEL, encoded by the exons ATGGACAGGTGGTACCTGG GTGGCGACCCCAAAGGGGACGTGGACCCATTCTACTACG ACTACGAGACCGTCCGCAATGGAGGCCTGATCTTTGCTGCCCTGGCCTTTGTCGTGGGGCTCATCATCATCCTCA gCAAAAGACTCCGCTGTGGGGGCAGAAAGAAACACCG gcaaGTCAACGAAGATGAGCTGTAA